The following are encoded together in the Anaerostipes caccae L1-92 genome:
- the atpD gene encoding F0F1 ATP synthase subunit beta, translating into MADNHTGKITQIIGAVLDIKFSDGHLPEINDAIDIMTKQGGKLVVEVSQHLGDDTVRCIAMGPTDGLVRGMEAVCTGGPISVPVGEQTLGRMFNVLGDPIDNKPAPENAKRQPIHRKAPAFKDQSTETEVLETGIKVVDLLCPYQKGGKIGLFGGAGVGKTVLIQELIRNIATEHGGYSVFTGVGERTREGNDLYHEMSESGVIDKTAMVFGQMNEPPGARMRVGLTGLTIAENFRDEGGKDVLLFIDNIFRFTQAGSEVSALLGRMPSAVGYQPTLQTEMGALQERITSTKDGSITSVQAVYVPADDLTDPAPATTFAHLDATTVLSRAIVEQGIYPAVDPLESTSRILDPKIVGEEHYQVARGVQEILQRYKELQDIIAILGMDELSDEEKLIVDRARKIQRFLSQPFFVAEQFTGTVGKYVTLNDTIQGFKEILDGKHDDIPEGMFLNAGSIDEVVERAKAK; encoded by the coding sequence ATGGCAGATAATCATACAGGGAAGATCACCCAGATTATTGGTGCGGTTTTAGATATCAAGTTCAGTGACGGGCATCTGCCGGAGATCAATGACGCCATTGATATTATGACAAAGCAGGGCGGGAAGCTGGTTGTAGAGGTTTCCCAGCATCTGGGCGATGACACCGTGAGATGTATTGCGATGGGACCGACGGACGGTCTGGTCAGGGGGATGGAGGCTGTCTGCACAGGCGGGCCGATCTCCGTCCCGGTAGGAGAGCAGACCCTGGGAAGAATGTTTAACGTTCTTGGAGATCCTATCGACAATAAACCGGCCCCTGAGAATGCAAAACGCCAGCCGATCCACAGAAAGGCTCCGGCTTTCAAGGACCAGTCCACAGAGACTGAGGTGCTGGAGACAGGCATCAAGGTCGTAGACCTTTTATGCCCGTACCAGAAAGGCGGAAAGATTGGACTGTTCGGCGGTGCCGGCGTAGGAAAGACGGTCCTGATTCAGGAACTGATCCGAAACATTGCCACAGAGCACGGCGGATATTCCGTTTTCACCGGAGTAGGAGAACGAACCAGAGAGGGAAATGACCTTTACCATGAAATGAGTGAGTCAGGAGTTATCGACAAGACTGCTATGGTATTCGGTCAGATGAATGAACCGCCGGGAGCACGTATGCGGGTCGGCCTTACCGGACTGACCATCGCAGAAAACTTCCGTGATGAGGGCGGAAAAGATGTCCTGTTGTTTATCGACAACATCTTCCGTTTCACCCAGGCGGGCTCCGAGGTGTCAGCACTCCTTGGACGTATGCCGAGTGCGGTTGGATACCAGCCGACTCTCCAGACCGAGATGGGTGCTCTCCAGGAGCGGATTACTTCGACCAAAGACGGTTCCATCACATCCGTGCAGGCAGTCTATGTGCCGGCCGATGACTTGACGGACCCGGCACCGGCGACAACCTTTGCCCATCTGGATGCCACAACCGTACTCTCCCGTGCCATCGTGGAACAGGGAATTTATCCGGCAGTGGATCCCCTGGAGTCCACATCGAGAATCCTGGACCCGAAGATCGTCGGGGAAGAACACTACCAGGTGGCCAGAGGGGTGCAGGAGATTCTTCAGAGATATAAAGAACTCCAGGATATTATTGCAATCCTCGGTATGGATGAGCTTTCTGATGAAGAAAAGCTGATCGTAGACCGGGCCAGAAAGATTCAGCGGTTCCTGTCCCAGCCGTTCTTCGTGGCAGAACAGTTTACGGGTACAGTTGGAAAATATGTAACCTTAAATGATACGATCCAGGGCTTCAAAGAAATATTAGACGGAAAGCATGACGACATTCCGGAGGGTATGTTCCTGAATGCGGGAAGTATTGATGAGGTTGTGGAACGTGCGAAAGCAAAGTAG
- the atpC gene encoding ATP synthase F1 subunit epsilon, producing MAENLMKLEVTTPDRSFYAGEVRMAEFTTTEGNVGIYPKHIPMTMIIAPGILTITESDGTKKQAALMKGFVEITKEAVNILAEVAEWPGEIDLERVERAKRRAQERLKHKSDTDLHRAEMSLRRALVREELSKRM from the coding sequence ATGGCTGAAAATCTGATGAAACTGGAAGTAACGACTCCGGACCGCTCTTTTTATGCGGGAGAGGTCCGGATGGCTGAGTTTACGACCACAGAAGGGAATGTGGGAATCTACCCAAAACATATTCCGATGACAATGATCATAGCTCCTGGTATCCTGACCATCACGGAGTCAGACGGAACGAAGAAACAGGCTGCTTTGATGAAGGGGTTTGTGGAGATCACGAAGGAGGCTGTCAATATCTTAGCAGAGGTTGCGGAATGGCCGGGTGAGATCGACTTAGAGCGGGTGGAGCGTGCCAAAAGGCGTGCCCAGGAACGCCTGAAACACAAGAGCGATACAGACCTTCACAGAGCTGAAATGTCTTTGAGGAGAGCTCTGGTCAGAGAAGAATTATCAAAAAGGATGTAG
- a CDS encoding GGDEF domain-containing protein — MRRLYQKLGPAVTASVVAAVVILCSLFNFNWQIRSDLRGGREDSAQSHLELVEKMGRLLTAELVGTMSVLLAVVVTERKKEKKRLVLMKNAYHTALSKSSDLFFEVDLSADRLKIHSCRVEGVWEQRDLPYSEIVSCSAKKCAPQFQEAFTKTFSLEYIWDAIKKSIPSVCFEYEAAVKEEERWYSATLVPVFTGDKASARLFCMERDITELKQQQIKLKTSAMLDGSTGLYNKKTSEHMIRQRLGKQSEGQKYALFMIDIDDFKAINDSYGHMEGDAVIAQTALQLKKLFSPADITGRFGGDEFIVFFDEISDRKEIEEKAEKIKEMLRSAGMNVSFSVGIAVSEGRNMTFEVLYKKADSALYATKQRGKDGYTIYTMSEV; from the coding sequence ATGAGGAGGTTATATCAAAAGCTTGGGCCTGCAGTGACCGCTTCGGTTGTGGCAGCCGTTGTGATTCTCTGCAGTCTTTTTAATTTTAACTGGCAGATCCGGTCTGATTTAAGAGGCGGCCGGGAGGATTCGGCACAGTCACATCTGGAGCTCGTTGAAAAAATGGGGAGACTGCTCACTGCTGAACTGGTAGGCACCATGTCCGTTTTGCTGGCAGTTGTGGTGACGGAGCGAAAGAAAGAAAAAAAGCGGCTGGTTCTCATGAAAAATGCCTATCACACGGCGCTCAGCAAGTCCAGTGACCTGTTTTTTGAAGTGGATCTGTCTGCGGATCGGTTAAAGATTCATTCCTGCCGGGTGGAGGGTGTCTGGGAGCAGAGAGATCTGCCGTACAGCGAAATTGTATCATGTTCGGCAAAGAAGTGTGCGCCTCAGTTTCAGGAAGCCTTTACAAAAACTTTCAGCCTGGAGTATATATGGGACGCGATCAAGAAAAGCATCCCTTCTGTCTGTTTTGAGTATGAGGCCGCCGTAAAGGAAGAGGAACGCTGGTATTCTGCAACTCTGGTCCCGGTGTTTACCGGGGACAAGGCTTCGGCAAGGCTGTTTTGTATGGAAAGAGACATCACAGAGCTGAAACAGCAGCAGATCAAGCTGAAGACGTCGGCTATGCTGGATGGATCTACGGGGCTCTATAATAAGAAAACATCAGAGCATATGATCAGGCAGCGCCTGGGAAAACAGAGTGAAGGCCAGAAATATGCGCTCTTTATGATAGATATCGATGATTTTAAAGCAATAAACGACAGCTACGGACATATGGAGGGAGATGCTGTCATTGCCCAGACTGCCCTGCAGCTGAAAAAATTGTTTAGTCCGGCTGATATTACAGGGAGATTCGGCGGCGATGAGTTTATTGTTTTTTTCGATGAGATTTCAGACAGAAAAGAGATAGAGGAAAAGGCAGAGAAAATAAAAGAAATGCTCCGTTCCGCGGGCATGAATGTTTCTTTCAGTGTAGGGATTGCTGTCTCCGAGGGCAGAAACATGACATTTGAAGTACTTTATAAAAAGGCAGACAGTGCGCTATATGCCACAAAACAGCGTGGAAAAGATGGATATACGATTTATACGATGTCTGAAGTCTGA
- a CDS encoding CYTH domain-containing protein produces MEIERKFIVTDPPKDLDSYPHSEIEQGYLCMEPVIRIRRLDHDYILTYKSKGLMKRAEHEFPLTKQAYEHLKSKIDGILIYKTRYQIPASGSLTIELDIFHGDHEGLMMAEVEFPSEEAALDYEGPEWFEDEVTLDPRYQNNNLANR; encoded by the coding sequence ATGGAAATAGAACGCAAGTTTATTGTTACCGACCCGCCGAAAGACCTTGATTCCTATCCCCACTCCGAGATCGAGCAGGGATATCTGTGCATGGAACCGGTGATCCGGATCCGCAGACTCGACCATGATTACATCCTGACCTATAAGTCCAAAGGGCTGATGAAACGGGCCGAGCATGAATTTCCTCTGACAAAGCAGGCCTATGAGCACCTGAAGAGCAAGATCGACGGTATCCTCATCTATAAGACGCGCTACCAGATCCCTGCCTCAGGCTCTCTTACCATTGAACTGGATATCTTCCACGGAGACCACGAAGGACTAATGATGGCCGAAGTTGAATTTCCGTCTGAAGAAGCCGCTCTGGATTACGAAGGGCCTGAGTGGTTTGAAGATGAAGTAACATTGGATCCACGGTATCAGAATAACAATTTGGCTAACCGATGA
- the trmB gene encoding tRNA (guanosine(46)-N7)-methyltransferase TrmB: MRLRNVPGAADMIAASPFSVNQPEEWKGKWRELFGNDRPVHIEIGMGKGKFLLTLAEKNPDINYIGIEKFSSVLVRAVEKTEEFEGNNLRLIRMDAENLQDVFAEGEIDRIYLNFSDPWPKERHAKRRLTSTRFYERYDHILAKDGQVIFKTDNRGLFDFSLEQTEEAGWKLLDCTFDLHHSEFAKDNVMTEYEKKFSEKGSPICRLTACR; the protein is encoded by the coding sequence ATGCGTTTAAGGAATGTGCCGGGAGCGGCGGATATGATAGCGGCCAGTCCATTTTCCGTCAATCAACCGGAAGAATGGAAAGGCAAGTGGAGGGAATTGTTTGGCAATGACAGGCCGGTTCATATAGAGATCGGTATGGGGAAAGGAAAATTTCTTTTGACATTGGCAGAAAAGAATCCTGACATCAACTATATTGGGATCGAAAAGTTTTCCAGTGTTCTCGTGAGAGCGGTAGAAAAAACGGAAGAGTTCGAGGGGAATAACTTAAGACTGATCCGCATGGACGCGGAGAATCTCCAGGATGTTTTTGCCGAGGGAGAGATTGACCGGATCTATCTGAATTTCTCCGATCCGTGGCCGAAAGAACGCCACGCAAAGCGGAGGCTTACTTCTACGAGATTTTATGAGAGGTATGACCACATCCTTGCGAAGGACGGACAGGTTATTTTCAAAACAGACAACCGCGGGCTGTTTGACTTTTCCCTGGAACAGACGGAGGAAGCCGGATGGAAACTTCTTGACTGTACATTTGATCTGCATCACAGTGAGTTTGCAAAAGACAATGTTATGACAGAATATGAGAAGAAATTTTCTGAAAAAGGCAGTCCAATCTGCCGCCTTACAGCCTGCCGTTAA
- the trxA gene encoding thioredoxin, with product MEYTFTNENFQAEVLDSEQPVLVDMFATWCGPCRMMGPVVEELAKEYEGSVKVGKLDIDENSDIAGQYGVMSVPTFLVFKNGQVAAKVVGAVPKEELKAAVDKAR from the coding sequence ATGGAGTATACGTTTACGAATGAAAATTTCCAGGCAGAAGTGTTAGACTCAGAGCAGCCGGTACTTGTCGATATGTTTGCAACATGGTGCGGACCGTGCAGAATGATGGGGCCTGTTGTGGAAGAACTGGCAAAAGAGTACGAGGGAAGCGTTAAAGTCGGAAAGCTGGATATCGATGAGAACAGTGATATCGCAGGGCAGTACGGCGTGATGTCGGTACCTACGTTCCTGGTCTTTAAGAACGGCCAGGTGGCAGCAAAAGTTGTAGGAGCTGTGCCTAAGGAAGAGTTAAAAGCAGCCGTGGATAAAGCGCGTTAG